The following are from one region of the Gammaproteobacteria bacterium genome:
- a CDS encoding DUF3309 domain-containing protein, with product MLGAVLLIILILMLIGAIPTWPHSKGWGYAPSGTLGLILIIVIVLLLMGKI from the coding sequence ATGTTGGGAGCCGTGTTGTTGATTATCCTGATACTGATGCTGATAGGCGCTATCCCGACTTGGCCACACAGTAAAGGATGGGGTTACGCTCCGAGCGGAACGCTAGGGCTGATATTGATAATCGTGATCGTGCTTTTACTTATGGGAAAAATATGA
- a CDS encoding CsbD family protein produces the protein MNWDRIEGNWKQLKGNVKEQWGKLTDDEIDVIAGKRDQLAGKIQETYGLSKDEAEKQLALWQDRINEKNNYPK, from the coding sequence ATGAATTGGGATCGTATCGAAGGAAATTGGAAGCAACTCAAAGGCAACGTCAAAGAGCAATGGGGCAAGCTTACTGATGATGAGATTGATGTAATTGCGGGTAAGCGTGACCAGCTCGCTGGCAAAATTCAGGAAACCTACGGCCTGTCGAAGGATGAGGCTGAGAAGCAACTCGCCTTGTGGCAGGATCGTATAAACGAAAAAAATAATTACCCCAAGTGA
- a CDS encoding lmo0937 family membrane protein: MLETIAIILIVLWLFGLVTAYTMGGFIHILLVIAIVVILIRVIQGRRVV, encoded by the coding sequence ATGCTCGAGACTATTGCAATTATCTTAATTGTTCTATGGCTATTTGGCTTGGTCACCGCATACACCATGGGCGGATTCATTCATATTCTTTTGGTTATAGCTATCGTGGTGATTCTGATTCGTGTTATTCAAGGTCGTCGTGTCGTGTAG
- a CDS encoding BON domain-containing protein, translating into MKILKYITAFFFAIILVSAMGCASTSTQEGTGEFVDDTVITTKVKAAIFGEPSLKSMEINVETFKGVVQLSGFVSSEASKQKAIEMARTVKGVKSIKDDMRLK; encoded by the coding sequence ATGAAAATACTAAAATACATTACTGCTTTTTTCTTTGCAATCATATTGGTCTCTGCCATGGGTTGCGCATCTACGTCAACTCAGGAAGGTACTGGAGAATTCGTTGATGACACCGTTATCACCACCAAAGTAAAGGCAGCAATCTTCGGTGAACCTTCGTTGAAATCGATGGAGATCAATGTTGAAACATTTAAGGGTGTAGTTCAATTGAGTGGCTTTGTGAGTTCCGAGGCCAGCAAACAAAAAGCGATTGAGATGGCACGCACCGTCAAGGGTGTAAAATCCATCAAGGACGACATGCGGCTTAAATGA
- a CDS encoding entericidin A/B family lipoprotein — translation MAKKILAIVLMAGILGAVTACNTVAGAGKDIERGGEKVHDAAKDVQKKM, via the coding sequence ATGGCGAAAAAAATACTGGCGATAGTGTTGATGGCAGGGATATTGGGCGCCGTTACGGCGTGCAATACCGTGGCGGGCGCGGGAAAAGACATCGAACGCGGCGGCGAAAAGGTTCATGATGCGGCTAAAGATGTCCAAAAGAAAATGTAA
- a CDS encoding peptide chain release factor 3 yields MSIIAQEAARRRTFAIISHPDAGKTTLTEKLLLFGGAIQLAGTVKGRKAARHATSDWMELEKQRGISVTSSVMQFPYRDAIINLLDTPGHEDFSEDTYRTLTAVDSALMVIDSAKGVEERTIKLIEVCRLRDTPIITFINKLDREGRPPIDLLDEVEEVLKIRCAPITWPIGMGKGFKGVFDLYHDCVHLFSASHGGKIKEGEVIEGLDNPRLDDLLGSLAGEFRDEIELVRGASNTFDKQAFLDGRLTPVFFGSAINNFGVKELLDAFVEYAPPPLPRETTTREVSPLEEKFSGFVFKIQANMDPQHRDRIAFMRICSGSFATGMKMRQVRIGRDVQISNAITFMAREREHVEDAYPGDIIGLHNHGTIQIGDTFTQGEDLKFTGIPHFAPELFRRARLRDPLRTKALQKGLLQLCEEGATQLFRPLNSNDLILGAVGVLQFDVVAYRLKHEYGVECSFENVQVATARWVSCDDSKKLEEFRTKARDNLALDGAGDLTYIAPTRVNLELTKERWPDIEFRATREH; encoded by the coding sequence ATGTCCATTATTGCCCAAGAGGCGGCGCGCCGCCGCACCTTTGCCATTATCTCTCACCCCGATGCGGGTAAGACTACTCTCACCGAGAAGCTGCTGTTGTTCGGTGGCGCTATTCAGCTTGCTGGTACGGTGAAGGGCCGCAAGGCCGCGCGCCATGCCACCTCCGACTGGATGGAGCTGGAGAAGCAGCGCGGCATCTCGGTGACATCGTCAGTGATGCAGTTCCCCTACCGGGATGCAATCATCAATCTGCTCGATACGCCTGGGCATGAAGACTTTTCCGAGGACACCTACCGCACCCTGACGGCGGTGGATTCCGCGCTGATGGTGATTGACAGTGCCAAAGGTGTTGAAGAGCGCACCATTAAACTGATAGAGGTGTGCCGCTTGCGCGATACGCCGATCATCACCTTCATCAACAAGCTCGACCGCGAAGGTCGCCCGCCCATCGATTTGCTCGACGAGGTGGAAGAGGTGCTGAAGATCCGTTGCGCGCCTATTACCTGGCCGATCGGCATGGGCAAGGGTTTCAAGGGCGTGTTCGATCTTTACCACGATTGTGTTCATCTGTTTAGTGCCAGCCACGGTGGCAAGATCAAAGAAGGCGAGGTGATCGAGGGCCTGGATAATCCGCGCCTGGATGATCTGCTCGGAAGTTTGGCGGGCGAATTCCGCGACGAGATTGAGCTGGTGCGTGGTGCGAGCAATACCTTTGATAAGCAGGCTTTTCTGGACGGCAGGCTGACTCCAGTGTTCTTCGGCTCCGCGATCAACAACTTCGGTGTTAAGGAGCTGCTGGATGCCTTTGTTGAATATGCCCCGCCGCCGTTGCCGCGTGAAACGACGACGCGCGAGGTGTCACCACTGGAGGAAAAATTCAGTGGCTTCGTATTCAAGATACAGGCCAATATGGACCCGCAGCACCGCGATCGCATCGCCTTCATGCGCATATGCTCGGGTAGCTTTGCCACGGGCATGAAAATGCGTCAGGTGCGAATTGGCCGCGATGTGCAGATTTCTAACGCTATTACCTTCATGGCACGCGAGCGTGAGCATGTCGAGGATGCTTATCCCGGTGACATTATCGGTCTGCATAATCATGGCACCATCCAGATCGGCGATACCTTTACACAGGGTGAGGATCTCAAATTTACCGGCATCCCTCACTTCGCCCCAGAGCTGTTTCGCCGTGCACGGCTACGCGATCCGCTGCGTACGAAGGCCCTGCAAAAGGGGCTGCTGCAGCTTTGCGAAGAGGGTGCGACGCAATTGTTCCGCCCGCTCAATAGCAACGACTTGATCCTGGGCGCGGTTGGCGTGCTGCAATTTGATGTGGTGGCTTACCGCCTGAAGCACGAATACGGCGTGGAGTGCAGCTTCGAAAACGTGCAGGTAGCCACCGCGCGCTGGGTCAGTTGCGACGATTCCAAAAAGCTCGAAGAATTTCGTACCAAGGCGCGCGACAACCTGGCCCTCGACGGCGCGGGTGATTTGACTTATATTGCCCCCACCCGCGTCAATCTGGAGCTGACCAAGGAGCGCTGGCCGGACATCGAGTTCCGGGCAACGCGGGAGCATTGA
- a CDS encoding bacterioferritin, which translates to MTKKSFLTDVQTLRKQARQHIEEGAVTAGYGADREKVLKLLNDALATEIVCVLRYRRHHFMAKGIHSKSITDEFLVHANEEQGHADQIAERIVQLGGEPDFAPESLVSRSHSEYVAGDSLIDMIKEDLVAERIAIDSYRDMIQYLGEQDPTTRRMLEGILAVEEQHADELADLLQGFPAELKKKNRP; encoded by the coding sequence GTGACCAAGAAATCTTTCCTGACTGACGTCCAGACCTTACGCAAGCAAGCACGTCAGCATATAGAGGAAGGCGCCGTGACGGCCGGTTATGGCGCGGACCGGGAAAAGGTGCTAAAACTACTTAACGACGCACTGGCCACCGAAATTGTGTGCGTCCTGCGTTATAGGCGCCATCACTTCATGGCAAAAGGCATTCATTCCAAGAGCATTACCGACGAGTTCCTGGTACATGCCAATGAGGAACAGGGCCATGCCGACCAGATAGCGGAACGTATCGTACAGTTGGGTGGCGAACCGGATTTTGCGCCCGAGAGCCTGGTAAGCCGCAGCCATTCGGAATACGTGGCGGGCGATTCACTGATCGATATGATCAAAGAGGATCTAGTGGCGGAACGAATCGCCATCGACAGCTATCGTGACATGATCCAGTACCTCGGCGAACAAGACCCCACGACAAGGCGAATGCTGGAAGGGATATTGGCGGTGGAAGAGCAGCACGCCGACGAGTTGGCGGACTTGCTGCAGGGCTTTCCGGCGGAATTGAAGAAAAAAAATCGCCCGTGA
- a CDS encoding DUF883 family protein: protein MTTETQAARDKLVEDFKAVIHDAEELLNATSDQTGDKIGAVRARAEASLREARRKLGDMESNLVGRTKAAAKATDQLVHENPWQSVALATAVGFLLGMLTSRH from the coding sequence ATGACTACTGAAACACAAGCTGCAAGGGATAAGCTGGTAGAGGATTTTAAGGCCGTCATACATGACGCAGAAGAGCTGCTCAATGCCACCTCCGATCAGACGGGAGATAAAATTGGTGCAGTGCGTGCGCGGGCTGAGGCAAGCTTACGGGAGGCGCGGCGCAAGCTTGGCGACATGGAGAGCAACTTAGTGGGTCGAACCAAGGCCGCGGCCAAGGCGACTGATCAGCTTGTCCATGAAAACCCCTGGCAGTCGGTTGCCCTTGCCACGGCAGTGGGCTTCCTGCTCGGTATGCTGACCAGTCGACACTAA